A window from Acidobacteriota bacterium encodes these proteins:
- a CDS encoding DUF4870 domain-containing protein — MTNPEPTPVPPPRNEPATSPDARQWAMITHLSALTGLITGIGFLLGPLIVWLIKRDEYPMVDEHGKEAVNFQITVFIGFVIGGLLAIVLVGFVIMLAVGIAAVVFPIIAGIKANEGQFYRYPFTLRLIK; from the coding sequence ATGACTAACCCAGAACCAACCCCCGTACCACCACCGCGGAACGAACCCGCAACGAGTCCGGATGCCCGTCAGTGGGCAATGATCACGCACCTTTCGGCGCTCACCGGACTCATTACCGGTATCGGCTTTCTGCTCGGCCCGCTCATCGTCTGGCTCATCAAGAGGGATGAGTATCCGATGGTCGACGAGCACGGCAAGGAAGCGGTCAATTTTCAGATCACCGTGTTTATCGGCTTCGTCATCGGCGGTCTGCTCGCGATCGTGTTGGTCGGCTTCGTAATCATGCTGGCAGTTGGAATCGCAGCCGTCGTGTTTCCCATCATTGCCGGCATCAAGGCGAACGAAGGACAGTTCTATCGCTACCCCTTCACCCTCCGTCTGATCAAATAG